A region from the Mesorhizobium sp. J8 genome encodes:
- a CDS encoding type II and III secretion system protein family protein, with product MPVSQSATIQVNATLGDIVVGDEKIADAQPMTDKTLYIIGKAVGTTTVNLFSEDKRSLGAIQIEVGQDVGDMAAAIRQVAPRARIEIGSINGKVRLSGHVKDAATLAQIVEVTQQYGPDAIINAVTIDDSEQVNLSVRILEAKRNAGRDLGVSFKSTNSRGTTKVGTGIAAVDEDGAVLGSGTLLSGLLSNSSPFGALLTRVIDSNIKVDMYIEALESKGLVRLLAEPNLTTVSGETASFNAGGEVPVRSVNSQGEVEIQFKQFGVNLNFTPVVLDDGKIHIKLAPEVSDLTGFTPAGDPIFTNRKLTTVVDLRDGQSFAVGGLLSSKNTRLQDQVPWLGQVPIVGALFHNSSTQKEETELVVIVTPHLVRPVKPGEQLATPFDKTRPANDPELMLLGQLEVSKDMIRMYEHGDGVTGPYGHMLDVKSKDKLVYVKK from the coding sequence GTGCCGGTTTCCCAATCGGCCACGATCCAGGTGAACGCCACGCTGGGCGATATCGTGGTCGGCGACGAGAAGATCGCCGACGCGCAGCCGATGACCGACAAGACGCTCTACATCATCGGCAAAGCCGTCGGCACAACAACCGTCAATCTGTTTTCCGAAGACAAGCGCTCGCTGGGCGCCATCCAGATAGAGGTCGGCCAGGATGTCGGCGACATGGCGGCCGCGATCCGCCAGGTGGCGCCGAGGGCGCGCATCGAGATCGGCTCGATCAACGGCAAGGTGCGCCTGAGCGGCCACGTGAAGGACGCCGCAACTTTGGCGCAAATCGTCGAGGTGACGCAGCAATATGGGCCAGACGCCATCATCAACGCCGTGACGATCGACGACAGCGAGCAGGTCAACCTGTCGGTGCGCATCCTCGAGGCCAAGCGTAATGCGGGCCGCGACCTTGGTGTTTCGTTCAAAAGCACGAACAGCCGCGGCACGACAAAGGTCGGAACTGGCATTGCCGCGGTCGATGAAGATGGTGCGGTGCTCGGATCGGGGACTTTGCTCAGTGGACTACTGTCCAACTCCAGTCCGTTTGGCGCATTGCTCACGCGCGTTATCGATAGCAACATCAAGGTCGATATGTACATTGAGGCGCTCGAGTCCAAAGGGCTCGTGAGGCTGCTGGCCGAACCCAACCTCACCACGGTTTCCGGCGAAACGGCCAGCTTCAATGCCGGCGGCGAAGTACCAGTACGCAGCGTCAATTCGCAAGGCGAAGTCGAGATTCAATTCAAGCAGTTCGGCGTCAACTTGAATTTCACGCCGGTTGTCCTCGATGACGGCAAGATACATATCAAGCTTGCGCCGGAAGTGAGTGACCTGACGGGATTCACCCCCGCAGGCGACCCGATCTTTACCAATCGCAAGCTGACAACTGTGGTCGACCTGCGTGACGGCCAGAGCTTCGCGGTCGGCGGCCTGCTCTCCAGCAAGAATACCCGGCTGCAGGATCAGGTGCCGTGGCTCGGCCAGGTGCCGATCGTCGGGGCGCTTTTCCACAATTCGAGCACGCAGAAGGAAGAGACCGAACTTGTCGTCATCGTGACGCCGCATCTCGTGCGGCCGGTCAAGCCGGGCGAACAGTTGGCGACGCCTTTCGATAAGACAAGACCCGCCAATGACCCGGAGCTGATGCTGCTCGGCCAGCTCGAAGTCAGCAAGGACATGATCCGCATGTATGAGCATGGCGATGGTGTCACGGGGCCCTATGGCCACATGCTGGATGTCAAATCAAAGGACAAGCTGGTCTATGTCAAAAAATAA
- a CDS encoding Flp family type IVb pilin — MKKLMTLARQFRDDDNGAAMVEYSILIGIITAAVIAIIIGVGIYVKDQWTTLCTNLKTGDANVTGC, encoded by the coding sequence ATGAAGAAGCTCATGACCTTGGCCCGGCAGTTCCGTGACGACGACAACGGCGCTGCCATGGTCGAATACTCCATTCTGATCGGCATCATTACGGCAGCGGTGATCGCGATCATCATTGGTGTTGGTATTTACGTCAAAGATCAGTGGACCACGCTTTGCACCAATCTCAAGACTGGTGATGCGAACGTGACTGGCTGCTGA
- a CDS encoding Flp family type IVb pilin yields the protein MKKLMTMARQFRDDDNGAAMVEYSILIGIITAAVIAIIIGVGIYVKDQWTTLCTNLKTADTKVTGC from the coding sequence ATGAAGAAGCTCATGACGATGGCCCGGCAGTTCCGCGACGATGATAACGGCGCTGCTATGGTCGAATACTCGATTCTGATCGGCATCATCACCGCGGCTGTGATCGCGATCATCATCGGCGTTGGTATCTATGTGAAAGATCAGTGGACCACGCTGTGCACCAACCTGAAGACCGCGGATACCAAGGTGACCGGCTGCTGA
- the cpaB gene encoding Flp pilus assembly protein CpaB: protein MIVLAGIFGVLAVVLVNIWLAGQRNALAQSNGVQASTVVVAAVPLKFGDALSADNLREIAWPAGAVPAGAFKTVKEATAGEGVRQALQSISANEPVLAAKITGPGQRATLSAVLSEGMKAVSIRVNDVLGVAGFVFPGDRVDVLLTRNVRSNDGVDKSFVDVLLQSVKVLAVDQVADESKDAPQVVKAVTVEVSTKDAQKLTLAAGAGQLSLALRQAAGSKGETNERVTLADLTGDTPDDVAKRQAELDKQKADEAARKQADEKIDGLAKAVERVGSQIDQISKTKPVTVVAAAPEAQPQVKEVIKYVQPEPPKLATVSVFRGVKAESYEVPRQN, encoded by the coding sequence ATGATCGTGCTCGCCGGAATTTTCGGCGTGCTGGCAGTCGTGCTCGTCAATATCTGGCTTGCTGGCCAGCGCAATGCTTTGGCGCAGTCCAATGGTGTGCAGGCGAGCACAGTCGTGGTCGCGGCGGTGCCCCTGAAATTCGGCGACGCACTGAGCGCCGACAATCTGCGTGAGATTGCGTGGCCGGCTGGAGCCGTGCCTGCGGGCGCGTTCAAGACGGTAAAGGAGGCGACGGCCGGCGAAGGGGTGCGCCAGGCCCTGCAATCGATCAGTGCCAATGAGCCGGTTCTCGCCGCCAAGATCACCGGCCCAGGTCAACGGGCCACGCTGTCGGCGGTGCTCAGCGAAGGCATGAAGGCAGTTTCGATCCGCGTTAATGACGTGCTCGGTGTCGCTGGCTTTGTATTTCCCGGCGACCGGGTCGACGTGCTGTTGACCCGCAATGTCCGCAGTAACGACGGTGTAGACAAAAGTTTCGTCGACGTGCTGTTGCAGAGCGTCAAGGTGCTTGCGGTAGATCAGGTTGCCGATGAAAGCAAGGATGCCCCGCAGGTCGTGAAGGCTGTCACGGTCGAAGTCAGCACCAAGGATGCTCAGAAACTCACCTTGGCGGCGGGAGCCGGCCAGTTGTCGCTGGCTTTGCGTCAGGCTGCCGGCAGCAAGGGTGAGACTAATGAGAGAGTCACGCTGGCGGATCTGACGGGCGACACACCGGACGACGTCGCCAAGCGCCAAGCTGAATTAGACAAGCAGAAGGCCGATGAGGCCGCGCGTAAGCAGGCCGACGAGAAGATCGACGGGCTGGCCAAGGCGGTGGAACGGGTCGGCAGCCAGATCGACCAAATCAGCAAGACAAAGCCGGTCACTGTCGTCGCCGCCGCGCCTGAGGCGCAGCCGCAAGTGAAGGAAGTGATCAAGTACGTCCAGCCTGAACCGCCCAAGCTCGCGACAGTCAGCGTGTTTCGCGGCGTCAAGGCGGAGTCATATGAAGTGCCGCGACAAAACTGA